In Miscanthus floridulus cultivar M001 chromosome 5, ASM1932011v1, whole genome shotgun sequence, one genomic interval encodes:
- the LOC136454738 gene encoding uncharacterized protein: MRHLKLIRNMRAQSDPWFADYLLRIGGGTKEVNEDGNGGEMVYHSFDFVVDDPHNYYPSEFLNSLTPNELPPDVLKLKLGCPIILLRNIDPANGLCNGTRLVVRGFRRNTIDAEIMVGQHAGKRVFLPRIPLFPFDDELFPF, translated from the exons ATGCGCCACCTAAAGCTCATCCGCAACATGAGGGCTCAGAGTGACCCGTGGTTTGCAGATTATCTATTGCGCATTGGTGGTGGAACGAAAGAGGTTAACGAAGATGGCAAT GGCGGCGAGATGGTGTATCATAGTTTTGACTTCGTGGTAGATGATCCACATAACTACTATCCATCGGAGTTCCTTAACAGTCTGACCCCCAACGAGCTGCCTCCAGACGTCTTGAAGCTCAAGCTCGGGTGTCCTATcatattgcttaggaatattgaccCTGCCAATGGGTTATGCAACGGTACAAGGCTGGTGGTGCGGGGGTTTCGAAGAAATACAATCGATGCAGAAATCATGGTGGGGCAGCATGCTGGAAAGCGGGTATTCCTTCCTCGAATACCGTTATTCCCGTTCGATGATGAGTTATTCCCGTTCTAG